One stretch of Streptomyces sp. A2-16 DNA includes these proteins:
- a CDS encoding amino acid permease: MTGLQAGLKNRHLSMIAIGGVIGAGLFVGSSSGIATAGPGILLSYALVGTLVVLVMRMLGEMSAANPNSGSFSAHADRALGRWAGFSIGWLYWFFWVVVLAVEATAGAKILEGWIPAVPQWGWALIVMVVLTATNLVSVGSYGEFEFWFAGIKVVAIGAFIVIGLLAVFGVLPGVDADQAGLSNLTDHGGFLPNGPGAILTGVLLVVFSFMGSEIATLAAGESEDPQRAVTKSTNSIIWRIAVFYLGSIFVVVALLPWDSKSIQDDGSYVAALDSLGIAHAGQIMNFIVLTSVLSCLNSGLYTASRMAFSLGERGDAPKAFARVNGRGVPMAAILASVVFGFVAVFFNYLSPDKIFLFLVNSSGAVALFVWLVICFSQLRMRKIIQAEAPEKLVVKMWLYPYLTWATAALIVFVLGYMLTDTEHDGRETVLLSLLVAAVVLVIAVVKEKVGRGRTASASAGEVTDKVSVG; this comes from the coding sequence ATGACTGGTCTCCAGGCCGGACTCAAGAACCGTCACCTCTCGATGATCGCCATCGGCGGCGTCATCGGAGCGGGCCTCTTCGTGGGCTCCAGCTCCGGTATCGCCACCGCCGGACCCGGCATCCTGCTGTCGTACGCGCTCGTCGGCACACTGGTCGTCCTCGTGATGCGGATGCTCGGTGAGATGTCCGCCGCGAATCCGAACTCCGGCTCCTTCTCCGCGCACGCCGACCGGGCCCTCGGGCGCTGGGCCGGCTTCTCCATCGGCTGGCTGTACTGGTTCTTCTGGGTCGTCGTGCTCGCCGTCGAGGCGACCGCCGGTGCCAAGATCCTCGAAGGGTGGATCCCCGCCGTACCGCAGTGGGGCTGGGCGCTGATCGTGATGGTGGTGCTGACCGCCACGAACCTGGTCTCGGTCGGCTCCTACGGCGAGTTCGAGTTCTGGTTCGCCGGGATCAAGGTCGTCGCCATCGGGGCGTTCATCGTCATCGGCCTGCTCGCCGTGTTCGGCGTGCTGCCCGGGGTCGACGCCGACCAGGCGGGGCTCTCCAACCTCACCGACCACGGCGGCTTCCTGCCCAACGGGCCCGGCGCCATCCTCACCGGTGTGCTGCTCGTCGTCTTCTCCTTCATGGGCAGCGAGATCGCCACCCTCGCGGCCGGTGAGTCGGAGGACCCGCAGCGGGCCGTGACCAAGTCGACCAACAGCATCATCTGGCGGATCGCGGTCTTCTACCTCGGCTCGATCTTCGTCGTGGTCGCCCTGCTGCCGTGGGACTCCAAGTCCATCCAGGACGACGGCTCCTACGTCGCCGCGCTCGACTCACTCGGGATCGCGCACGCCGGTCAGATCATGAACTTCATCGTGCTGACCTCGGTGCTGTCCTGTCTCAACTCCGGCCTCTACACGGCCTCCCGGATGGCCTTCTCGCTCGGTGAGCGGGGGGACGCCCCGAAGGCGTTCGCTCGGGTCAACGGCCGGGGTGTGCCGATGGCCGCGATCCTCGCGTCGGTGGTGTTCGGCTTCGTCGCCGTGTTCTTCAACTACCTCTCCCCCGACAAGATCTTCCTCTTCCTGGTCAACTCCTCCGGTGCGGTGGCCCTGTTCGTCTGGCTGGTCATCTGCTTCTCGCAGCTGCGGATGCGGAAGATCATCCAGGCCGAGGCGCCGGAGAAGCTGGTCGTGAAGATGTGGCTGTACCCCTATCTGACCTGGGCGACGGCCGCGTTGATCGTGTTCGTCCTCGGCTACATGCTGACCGACACGGAGCACGACGGACGCGAGACCGTGCTGTTGTCGCTGCTCGTCGCGGCGGTGGTGCTGGTCATCGCCGTGGTGAAGGAGAAGGTCGGACGCGGGCGTACGGCGTCGGCGTCGGCCGGTGAGGTGACGGACAAGGTCTCCGTCGGCTGA
- a CDS encoding serine/threonine-protein kinase, with the protein MGRVWRAADEMLDRQVAVKEMRIDGLDAEDARTRRERTLREARATARIDHPNVVRVYDVVDEGERLWIVMELVKGRSLERMTVEDGPLAPRETALLGLGLVRALRQVHARGVLHRDIKPGNVLVESGDRTARRIVLTDFGIAAMQDAKALTMVGMLVGSPDYMAPERVSGRPQGPPSDIWSLGATLCAALGGRSPFSRDTTLATLHAVLYEEPELPASAGPLADVLAALLEKDPSIRPSLDEVESALHTVAFPTPTPTLRMGAGEDLGEGGDPGTVRGPAAVPGTAGASGTPEGSVASAVPSAGGVPEGPDDPEVAGAAGVPGATGGSDSSGAPGDGPGASPSASLDASVRPDAENPADTAGAADTPGTPPQPPGGSPEPDGSETPPDGAGKTPSPWVSGESPTPAYLGTRLVRAVRDPRLPQPEAAPEAAVEGPDVVEPSDAVPGEHGSPGAPPEPSDAVPAGHGASDTARSDDGVAAGPSEVALLGRGSSDGVRAAEPDTGPDRPRAVAEDVTAQPEPATPAEPFARPEPLEPSVGHAASASTEAVSEERSEARSEEPSGNSAGAALRAGATTTSTPLASAPTQDSLAAGAPTEHFPMPDAPTRDTPTRAASARTRVGPVPTTRRPGPGVSLVRGNQAVPERHSDAGSGEGTTGASTTGTTGPSDTGTPDSDPALVLGPHPHRMPPGELPGPARPAAPHRGRRRTALVAVGSVVAAGAVVVAIILATTSGSPGDDKAGGSSSASASVSSSAPGASTPGGTPSATVEGTSRPRSLPPGAHEEAGGFAWATPTGWRRDVKTGAEVHYTSPDGKQELAAKSSLARGDLMETWRTSEQNAHQGQDYEKIRLEETTFRDHPAVVWEYTFTLDGVPWHAELLGFNVGDKSYQINTWYQPDIEAQALRTYEKVKESFTVL; encoded by the coding sequence ATGGGGCGGGTGTGGCGGGCCGCCGACGAGATGCTCGACCGGCAGGTCGCGGTCAAGGAGATGCGGATCGACGGCCTCGACGCCGAGGACGCCCGCACCCGCCGCGAACGGACCCTGCGCGAGGCCAGGGCCACGGCCCGGATCGACCACCCGAACGTCGTCCGGGTCTACGACGTCGTGGACGAGGGCGAACGCCTGTGGATCGTCATGGAGTTGGTCAAGGGGCGTTCCCTGGAGCGGATGACGGTGGAGGACGGCCCGCTGGCCCCCCGCGAGACGGCGCTGCTCGGCCTGGGGCTGGTGCGGGCCCTGCGCCAGGTCCACGCCCGGGGCGTCCTGCACCGGGACATCAAACCCGGGAACGTCCTGGTGGAGTCCGGCGACCGCACCGCCCGCCGGATCGTGCTGACGGACTTCGGCATCGCCGCGATGCAGGACGCCAAGGCGCTCACCATGGTCGGCATGCTCGTCGGCTCCCCCGACTACATGGCGCCCGAGCGGGTCTCCGGCCGCCCCCAGGGGCCACCGTCGGACATCTGGTCCCTCGGCGCGACCCTCTGCGCGGCCCTGGGCGGCCGCTCACCCTTCTCCCGCGACACCACCCTGGCCACGCTGCACGCCGTCCTCTACGAGGAGCCGGAACTCCCCGCGTCGGCGGGCCCCCTGGCCGACGTCCTGGCTGCCCTGCTGGAGAAGGACCCCTCGATACGCCCGTCCCTGGACGAGGTCGAGTCGGCCCTGCACACGGTCGCGTTCCCGACTCCCACACCGACGTTGAGGATGGGGGCAGGAGAGGACCTCGGGGAGGGCGGGGACCCCGGGACGGTACGGGGGCCGGCGGCTGTTCCTGGGACCGCGGGGGCTTCAGGAACACCGGAGGGTTCGGTTGCTTCGGCGGTGCCGAGTGCGGGGGGAGTGCCGGAGGGGCCGGACGATCCGGAGGTTGCGGGCGCAGCCGGAGTGCCGGGGGCCACGGGAGGGTCGGACTCTTCGGGAGCCCCCGGCGACGGGCCGGGCGCCTCGCCTAGTGCCTCCCTGGACGCGTCGGTGCGGCCGGACGCGGAAAATCCTGCGGACACGGCGGGCGCAGCCGACACGCCGGGTACGCCACCGCAACCGCCCGGCGGCTCACCGGAACCGGATGGCTCCGAGACCCCACCGGACGGGGCCGGGAAGACGCCGTCGCCGTGGGTGTCGGGGGAATCGCCCACGCCTGCCTATCTGGGGACCCGGCTCGTGCGGGCGGTGCGCGATCCTCGGCTGCCGCAACCGGAGGCGGCGCCCGAGGCGGCCGTGGAAGGTCCGGACGTCGTGGAGCCGTCGGACGCGGTGCCGGGGGAGCACGGCTCCCCGGGCGCGCCGCCGGAACCGTCGGATGCCGTGCCGGCCGGGCATGGCGCCTCGGACACGGCCCGGTCGGACGACGGTGTCGCCGCCGGGCCGTCGGAGGTCGCCCTGCTCGGGCGCGGCTCCTCGGACGGGGTGCGTGCCGCGGAGCCGGACACCGGTCCGGACCGGCCACGGGCCGTCGCCGAGGACGTGACCGCGCAGCCCGAACCCGCCACCCCCGCCGAGCCGTTCGCCCGGCCCGAACCCCTGGAGCCCTCGGTCGGCCATGCCGCGAGCGCCTCCACCGAGGCGGTCTCGGAGGAGCGTTCGGAGGCCCGGTCCGAGGAGCCGTCGGGGAACTCGGCGGGAGCCGCGCTCCGCGCAGGTGCCACCACGACCAGTACGCCCCTCGCGAGCGCTCCCACCCAGGACTCCCTCGCGGCCGGTGCCCCCACGGAGCACTTCCCGATGCCGGACGCCCCGACCAGGGACACCCCCACGCGCGCGGCCTCCGCCCGCACCCGCGTCGGTCCGGTGCCGACGACCCGTCGCCCGGGCCCCGGAGTCTCCCTGGTCCGCGGCAACCAGGCCGTGCCCGAGCGCCACTCCGACGCCGGGTCGGGTGAGGGCACCACCGGCGCCTCCACCACGGGCACCACTGGCCCCTCCGACACCGGCACCCCCGACTCCGATCCCGCCCTCGTCCTCGGCCCTCACCCCCACCGCATGCCGCCGGGCGAACTCCCCGGCCCGGCCCGCCCGGCCGCCCCCCACCGAGGCCGGCGCCGGACCGCTCTGGTCGCCGTCGGAAGCGTGGTCGCCGCAGGTGCCGTGGTGGTCGCGATCATCCTGGCCACGACCTCCGGCTCGCCCGGCGACGACAAGGCGGGCGGCTCCTCGTCGGCCTCCGCCTCCGTCTCCTCCTCGGCACCCGGCGCGTCCACCCCGGGCGGCACCCCGTCCGCCACCGTCGAGGGCACCTCCCGCCCCCGTTCGCTCCCGCCCGGCGCACACGAGGAGGCCGGTGGATTCGCGTGGGCGACCCCCACCGGCTGGCGGCGGGACGTGAAGACCGGGGCCGAGGTCCACTACACCTCGCCCGACGGAAAGCAGGAGCTCGCGGCCAAGTCCTCGCTCGCCCGCGGCGACTTGATGGAGACCTGGCGGACCTCCGAGCAGAACGCCCACCAGGGCCAGGACTACGAGAAGATCCGCCTGGAGGAGACGACGTTCCGCGATCACCCCGCGGTCGTCTGGGAGTACACCTTCACTCTGGACGGTGTCCCCTGGCACGCCGAGCTGCTCGGGTTCAACGTGGGCGACAAGTCGTACCAGATCAACACCTGGTACCAGCCGGACATCGAGGCGCAGGCCCTCAGGACGTACGAGAAGGTGAAGGAGAGCTTCACCGTCCTGTGA
- a CDS encoding ribose-5-phosphate isomerase yields MRVYLGSDHAGFELKNHLVDWLKAAGHDPVDCGPHIYDAQDDYPPFCLRAAERTAADPESLGIVIGGSGNGEQIAANKVKGVRAALAWSEETASLGRQHNNANVVAVGARMHTTEEATKFVETFLATPFSGDERHQRRIDMLSAYETTGDLPAIPAHHPQQ; encoded by the coding sequence ATGCGCGTGTATCTCGGCTCCGACCATGCGGGCTTCGAACTCAAGAACCACCTCGTCGACTGGCTCAAGGCGGCCGGTCACGACCCGGTCGACTGCGGCCCCCACATCTACGACGCCCAGGACGACTACCCGCCGTTCTGCCTCCGCGCCGCCGAGCGCACCGCCGCCGACCCCGAGTCCCTCGGCATCGTGATCGGCGGCTCCGGCAACGGCGAGCAGATCGCGGCGAACAAGGTCAAGGGCGTCCGGGCCGCCCTCGCCTGGAGCGAGGAGACCGCGTCGCTGGGCCGCCAGCACAACAACGCGAACGTGGTCGCGGTGGGCGCCCGCATGCACACCACGGAGGAGGCGACGAAGTTCGTCGAGACCTTCCTCGCCACGCCGTTCTCGGGCGACGAGCGCCACCAGCGCCGCATCGACATGCTGTCGGCCTACGAGACGACGGGCGACCTGCCGGCGATCCCGGCCCACCACCCCCAGCAGTAG